Within the Peromyscus maniculatus bairdii isolate BWxNUB_F1_BW_parent chromosome 2, HU_Pman_BW_mat_3.1, whole genome shotgun sequence genome, the region GTCTGTGATTAAAAAACAGGgagaagaaaccctgtttccagaGGTTGTTTCTGAGGGGGAAGTTCACATGATGAGCAAAAGCAGGCACCACTGACTCCAGAAACAGCTCTTTCTTGTTCTTCCCATCAGTCATTTCAGGTGAACTTTCTTCTCATGGAACCATTTTCATATACTTGTAACAGGTAAAAGTTACATGTACTTTGTGTTATTTCCACCACCTCAGCTTGATTCTTTCTAAATgcctttttatatttacattcaagTGTGAGTTtcggtgtgagtgtgtgcatgtattagtTTACTCAGTGAATCTCTACGTTTCCCACCTAATAGGATCCTTTCATGTTTCTGCACTAAGTCGACAGCCAAAATTTCCAGATCAAATTATGAACTTGAAAGATGAGTcatattgattctatttcctcgGGATTTTTCCCCCAGTGATTTGTTTCTTGGGTATGCATCAGGAGAGGAGTGTgaagtctctgcctctgcctaatCCTGTCCCAGGCAGTTAGTTCCCTTCAGGACTTCAAGATTTGGTAAGGGCTTAGTCACTGAACCGGAATGGTAAAAGGTCTACACAAATTTTTCTCCTTCTGGAGGAAAGGTGTTTTTGGATTTCAGTGGGTGTACAAGTGTGCTCTTTTTACtatatacagtttgtaagtagaAGAGGGTAGGGATAATGTGTGCATGGGACCCTTGTGACAGCTGCTAGGGGAAGTGCTGGCTTGTCGAGCATGGGAATGGAGGAGGGAGAAACATGGAGTATTGGACAGCCCATTGGAAGTGGACCCCAGAGTGTTGGCTATCTGAAGATGATTTGACAAGGAGAGGCTAAAGGTAATCTCACCTGTGCTCAAAGTGGGTCTTTAGGTTATGAAAATCATGAACAGAATTATCTCTAGAAGCAATTTTTATAGAATGTTAATCAGCAAATTAAGAGGTATTAAAAGATAAAGATCATGGCCATGTATACCCGGGCATTCTGAGCATGCATCTGATATCTTCAGAAATCTATATATGATAAACTGAGTTAAAACTTAATTTCACTGTCCTATATagttaaaacacatttttaagacCATGGCATGTTTCATAAACAGGGACTTAGATGTTACTCCTTAATCTTgattgtataaaaatatttaataatcaaaGAAACTGTTTAAACCTGGTATAGGTGTAAAAGGTTCATGACAAAGACATTTTGTACAAATCAAACACATTGGAATACAGGAATTGAAAGCCATTCAACTTTTCACGATCATCCTCTGAGTTTGGAGATTGAATGGAAACCAGGGAATGTGTGGATATCCCATCACAGGCCATAAGCAACATTGTCCTAAAGCCCTGAACccacaaagaaacagagaagtggCTGAACAATGCCAGGTCATCACCTTGTCAGTGAACTAGAGGAAAGGGTTGAAATGGTGTTGGTGAAAACAGAGAAAGCAATAGTTGACCAGGCACCTTTAAACAGCGTATGACATTGTAAAGTTTGGCACTTTGGGCTTGGCTACTTTAAAACTGGTCCTTatagtcgggcagtggtggcacatgccttttatcccagcacacaggaggcagagccaggcagatctctgtgagttcgaggccagccttgtctacagagtgagatcaaggagaggcactaaaactacatagagaaagccagtcttgaaaaacaaaaccaaaaaaaaaaacaaaaaaaaaaaaaaccaaaaaaaaaataaattcaaaacaaacctcaacaaacaaacaaacaaaaacaaagaaaaaatggtcCTTGTGGTGGTGATGGACAAAGTCTTTGCACATCTGCCATAGACTTTGAGGGGCCCTACATGTGTGAGAGGTTACACATGCAAATCATAGACACTTAACAGCCTGGTCCTAAGAGACCCAGAACTCCATGGACCAAGGAAAAGGGAGCATATCACCAGGTCTCCAGGGCTGCCACAATGTCAGTTCACCAGAGGAAAGGATGAGGGCCGTGTTGGTGGAAACACTCAGAGACCAGTGGCCAAACATGTGTCATTGGACAGTACTGCTATTTTATAAACATGAGCTCTGGGAGTGATGAACAGAGAATGTAAGCACTTGGCATATCTTGGAACTGTCTGATCATACATGTGATTCCAAGGGAGTCAGTCCTTGGCAGCATCAATAGTCTTAGAGTAAGGAAAAGTACACACCAAAAAATGCCATTGTGGGCTGCAATCCTGTAggccatcaggaggcagaggcaggaggatgggaggTAGTCTGGGCTTCATATGGTGAAATATACCAgccattctcaccagcagtgagATAGTATTTCTAAGACAGAGAAGGCTGAAGGTCTACTTGTGGCCAACAGTTGTGCCCAGCCTGTGCACACAAATGAGATTCTgagaataaacaaaattttaaaactccAAATAGAGAACAgtcaaaaatgaacaacaaaaaaacccaacaaacaaacaaatacaaaatcacCACAGGCATCATAGCTCTCACCTATAATCTAGGTTTAGGCGAGAAGTTCCAGAATTGGAGGTGAGACTGACCTAAAATAAAGAGGGAGgccatgtattaaaaaaaaaaaaaaaaggtcaaccATGAGGAAAAAAACCTCATATCAATGTTAATATGATCAGGTGAATGCTCAGTTTTTCATACTATCAGTAATTCGGTTAAAAGTGTAGCTGCCAAGATCATGGAATCTGCATATCTCAACTGTTCATTTGAACTAGAAACTCCGAAGTTCTCAGTTTACATCAGATTTCAGAGAGCAAAGCCCTTAGGAATAAAATCTGCACCTGTAGCTCTCTCTGCACAGGCAGCTGTCTGCAGTTTCTGCATCCTCAACTCTCACATGAAGGTCAAGCACAGGCAACCCTGCGCTGAGGCTGGGGTAGGATGGAAAGTGTAATGTTGAGGGTTACCACACAGTGGCTTTTCAGGAAATCACAACATGGAAGTCCTGAATCCTTGACTAGGTGACTCAAACACCCTCTGCTTTTCAGATGACTGTGGGAGgagcttaagaaaaaaatgcaaatgctAGGTTCTACCCAAAAGTGAGATTAAATGACACTTGTCAAGGAGTGGGATTCTTCATGGCCCACCAAACCATGAGGCATAGAAATTCACATTCTGAATGTGTACACAGGAACAGGTTATGAGAGTAAAATGGATTGGCTTAAAACCTGGATCTTCAGCTAATCTTTGGCATAGGTGTTTTCTGTTACTACACCTTCAACTCTCAAGGAAGATCAACGTATCAGGCTCTGTCCTTATTACCAAGATACAGATAGAAAGTTCAAAAGTGGCGCTTCCTCCTGTTGGACTTAATGACTTGAAGGAATTCCTGGGTGTTTTGGTGCATCATCAAATCACCTTCTGCATTTTGAGAACTTGAGAGGAGGGCCTTCAGCAAGTCCTCTCTGATTGAACTTCAAGTCATAAGGCATGGCCAACCAATGCATGGACCTTGAAACCCTGCCCACTTCCTACTGAACTGTGGATGAAGCCTCCAGACTCTAGAGCTGTGTAACATTCTCCCAGGCCCCCTTCATCACAGCCTGTGCAGGTCTGAAcccctggcctccagctcacattCTAGAGCTGCTTAGGTCTACCACGTAGCTTCTGTCTGTTCTCATATAGGACTACCCCTAACAACTTAAGCCCCCGGAACTGAAAACCTAGTTCTGCACCATGTTCTCCATTTCTGGAACAGTTGAGGAACCTGGGGAGCCACAGAAGGTCATCCCTGAACCACTGAAGTACCAGAGAGAAAATCCAGGTGATTCTCAGCTGGGCCTTGCACTCCTCCGACTGCCCCTGTAGATATCAGACAGCTTGTATCAGCTCAGAGACAAATGGTGCTTACCTGTGATGAAACAGTGATAAACCCTGAATCTTGTAGCACACCAAAGAGCCAAGTGGTACCTACCAGTAAAGAAACAGTGATGGCATTTAATTCTAAATCCAATTCTAAATCTAAATCTTTGCCCGAGAACTCAAGGGTAAATCTCAGAAAAGACACACCTTTCCAATTGGGAGAGCCCAGTGAGACAGTTGCTATGAATCAGCAAGGTGTGCCTGCTGACCAGACTAAATCCCCTACAGGCTCTCAGCTGATGAAGCTCAACATAAAGGAGACCTCCCTCTCTGATTCTCCGGGGAGAGCAGTCTTTTGGAATATGAGACAGTCAACAAAGAATTCTGCTATTAGTCTACACTAATAtactaagaaaacacaaatattaagCTATTGTTGCCAATGTTCATTATACTACAGTGAAACAAGCTCAATATTTCTCCAAACACTTTTTGGGACTTTAATTttgtcagccatttgagtttgGAATACTACATGCTTGTCCTGGCAGTCGACATGGTATGAGCAGGGGATCATTGTATTTGTGCAGTGTGTCTGTGGCTGAAAAATAGGCAGAAGAAACCCtgcttccagaggttgtttcTGAGGGGGAAGCTCACATGATGAGCAAAAGCAGGCACCACTGACTCTAGGAACAGCTCTTTCTTGTTCTTCCCATCAGTCATTTCAGGTGAACTTTCTTCTCATGGAACCATTTTTATACACTTGTAACAGGTAAAAGTTACATGTACTTTGTGTTATTTCCACCACTTCAGCTTGATTCTTTCTAAATGCCTTTTTATATTTCCATTGAAGTGTGAGTTtcggtgtgagtgtgtgcatgtattagtTTACTCAGTGAATCTCTACGTTTCACACCTAATAGAATCCTTTCACTTTTCTGCACTAAGTCACCAGCCAAAATTACCAGATGAAATTATAAACTTCAAAGTTGAGACACAGTGATTGTATTACCTCAGGATTTTTTCCCCAGTGATTTGTTTCTTGGGTATGCATCAGGACAGGAGTATGAAGTCTCTGCCTATGCCTAATCCTGTCCCAGGCAGTAAGTTCCCTTTAGGGCTTAGTCACTGAACCGGAATGGTAAAAGGTCCACgcacatttttctccttctggaGGAAAGGTGTGCTTGGATTTTCAGTGAGTGTAAAAGTGTGCACTTTTTACtatatacagtttgtaagtagaAGAGGGTAGGCATGATGTGTGCATGGGACCCTTGTGACAGCTGCTAGGGGAAGTGCTGGCTTGTTGAGcatgggaaggatggagggagaaacaTAGAGTACGGCACAGCCCATTGGAAGTGGACCCCAGTGTGTTGGCTATCTGAAGATGATTTGAGCAGGAGAGGCTGAAAGTTTTCTCATCTGTGCTCAAACTGGGTCTGTAGGCTATGAAAATCATGAACAGAAATATCTGTAGAAGCAATTTCCATAGAACATCAATCAGCAAATTAAGaggtattaaaagaaaaagatcatgGCCTTGTACACACAGGCATTCTGAGCATGCATCTGATATTTTCAGAAATCCATATATGATACACTGAGTTAAAACTTAATTTCACTGTTTCTATAtagttaaaatacatttttgagaCCATGGCATGCTGCCTAAATAGAGACATTGGGTTTACAACTTATTCTTgattgtataaaataaataatgatcaAAGAAACTGTTCACACCTGGTATAGATATAAAAGGTTCATGACAAAAACATTTTGTACAAATCAAATACCTTGGAATAAAAGAATTGAAAGCCAGCTATTCCTGATCATCATCTGAATCTGGAGATTGAATGGAAACCAGGCATTATATGGATATCCCATCACAGGCACTTAGCAACATGATCCTCAAGCCCTGAACCCCCATGGAAACAGATAAGGGGCTGTACAATGCCAGGTCATCACAATGTCAGTGAACCAGAGGAAAGGGTTGAAGTGGTGTTGGTAAAAACATAGAGAAAGCAATAGTTGGCCAGGCACCTTTAAACAGCATAGGACATTGTAAAGTTTGGCACTTTGGGCTTGGCTACTTTAAAACTGGTCCTTGTGGTGGTGATGGACAAAGACTGTGGGCACCTGGCATACACTTTAAGAGGCCCTACATGTGTCAGAGGTCACATATGCAAATCATAGACACTTAACATTCTGGTCCTATGAGACCCAGAACTCCATGGACAGAGGGAAAGGGAGCATATCACCAGGTCTCCAGGGCTGCCACAATGTCAGTTCACCAGAGGAAAGGATGAGGGTCGTGTTGGTGGAAACACTTAGGGACCAGTGGCCAAACACGTGTCACTGGACAGTActgatattttataaaaatgagctCTGTGAGTGATGGACAGAGAATGTGAGCACTTGGCATATCTTGGAACTGTCTGATCATACATGTGATTCCAAGGGAATCTGTCCTTGGCAGCATCAATAGTCTTAGAGTAAGGAAAAGTACACACCAAAAAATGCCATTGTGGGCTGCAATCCTGTAggccatcaggaggcagaggcaggaggatgggaggTAGTCTGGGTTTCATATGGTGAAATATACCAgccattctcaccagcagtgagATAGTATTTCTAAGACAGAGAAGGCTGAAGGTCTACTTGTGGCCAACAGTTGTGCCCAGCCTGTGCACACAAATGAGATTCTgagaataaacaaaattttaaaactcaaaatagtAAATAgttaaaaatgaacaacaacaacaaaaatacccaacaaacaaacaaatacaaaatcacCATAGGCTCCATAGCTCTCACCTATAATCTAGGTTTAGGTGAGAAGTTCCAGAATTGGAGGTGAGACTGACCTAAAATGAACAGGGGGACCATGTATCAAAAAATTGATCAACCACAAGGAAAAACCTCATATCAATGTTAATATGATCAGGTGAATGCTCAGTTTTTCATACTATCAGTAATTTGGTTAAAAGTGCAGCTGCCAAGATCATGGAATCTGCATATCTCAACTGTTCATTAGATCTAGAATCTCAGGAGTTCTGGGTTTACATCAGATGTCAGAGAGCAAACCCTTAGGTATAAAGTCTGCACCTGTAGCAATCTCTGCAGTGGCAGCTGTGTGCAGTTTCTGCATCCTCAGCTCTCACATAGAAATCAAACACAGGAAACCCTGCACTGAGGCTGGGGTAGGATGGAAAGTGTAATGTTGAGTTTTACCACACAGTGGCTTTTTAGAAAATGATAGCATGGAAGTCCTGAATCCTTGTCTAGGTGAATCAAACATCCTCTGCTTTCCAAATGATTGTGGGAGGAGCTTATGTAAATAATGCAGATGTAGGCTCTAAACAAAAGTCAGATTAATTTACACTTGTCGTGGAGGGGGATTCTTCATGGCCCACCAACTCATCAGACAGAAATTCACATCCTGGATGTTTACACAGGAACAGGTCCTGAGATCAAAATGGATTGGCTTAAACTGGATCTGTAGCTAATCCTTTGTCATAGGTGTTTTGTGTTTCTATACCTTCAAATCTTTAGGAAGATCAAAGTATCAGGCTAAGTCCTTACTATTGTGATGTGAATGGAAAGATAAAAAGTACAGCTTTCTCCTGTTGGACTTAATGACTTCAAGGTATTCCTGGGTGctttgtgagtcatcaagtcaCCTTCTGCATTTTAAGAATTAGTGGGAGGGGAGGAGCTTAAGCAAATCCTCTCTATTTGAACTTCAAGGTACAAGGCGTGGCCAACCAAGGCACGGACCTTGAAGGCCTGCCCACTTCCTACTGAGCTGTCTATAGGAAGACTCCAGAATCTAGAGCTGGGTACCTTTCTCCCAGGTCACCTTCATCACAGCCTATGCAGGTCTGAAgccctggcctccagctcacattCTAGAGCTGCTTGGATCTACCTCCTAGCCTCTGTCTGTCTTCATATTGGACTCCTCTTAAGAACTTAAGCTCTCAAAACTGAAAACCTAGTTCTGCACCATGTCTTCTGATTCTGGAAGAGTTGAGGAACCTGAGGAGTCCCAGAAGGTCAACCCTGAACCACTGAAGGACCAGAGAGAAAATCCAGGTGATTCTCAGCCTGGGCCATGCACTCCTCCGACTGCCCCTGTGGAGACCAGTCAGCTTGCGTCAGCTCAGAGACAAGTACAGCCTACCTGTGATGAAGCAGTGATGAACCCTGAATCTTGTAGCACACCAAAGAGCCAAGTGGTACCTACCAGTAAAGAAACAGTGATGGCATTTAATTCTAAATCCAATTCTAAATCTAAATCTTTGCCCCAGAACTCAAGGGTAAATCTCAGAAAAGACACACCTTTCCAATTGGGAGAGCCCAGTGAGACAGTTGCTATGAATCAGCAAGGTGTGCCTGCTGACCAGACTAAATCCCCTGCAGGCTCTCAGCTGATGAAGCTCAACACCCAAGAGACATCCCTTTCTGGTTCTCCAGGGAGAGCAGTCTCTGGCAGCATGGAGACAGTCCAAACAGAATTGGGCCCAGTGGAGATCCTGAGTGATAGGGAGACTTTTGTGACCTATAGTGCAGCCTTGTGTGAAAGTCTGAGGATGAGATCTCCTAACAATCAAGATGTTCTCTCTGAAAGGCAGCCGGCATCTTCTGGACGGACCCATGTAAggtccttcagtggtgaacagacCCGTGATGAAGACCACGTACTTACTTCTGGGTTGTACCAGACCAGCCGAGAGGAGCACCCCCAAGAGAGGCCTGTCACTGGGGAACAGAACTTCGACTCCAGTCAGAGGGCACCAAGAATGAGTGAGGAGGTTTCTAAAAAGCCATGTGTGAGAATTAC harbors:
- the LOC143271917 gene encoding uncharacterized protein LOC143271917; the protein is MSSDSGRVEEPEESQKVNPEPLKDQRENPGDSQPGPCTPPTAPVETSQLASAQRQVQPTCDEAVMNPESCSTPKSQVVPTSKETVMAFNSKSNSKSKSLPQNSRVNLRKDTPFQLGEPSETVAMNQQGVPADQTKSPAGSQLMKLNTQETSLSGSPGRAVSGSMETVQTELGPVEILSDRETFVTYSAALCESLRMRSPNNQDVLSERQPASSGRTHVRSFSGEQTRDEDHVLTSGLYQTSREEHPQERPVTGEQNFDSSQRAPRMSEEVSKKPCVRITFWGSHCNITTFLSGQQDVPRNVSFAGTPHGENQKTSIGKISVSKHHLRKPSGAQPHYSGQLVSSHAQDVCTGQRSAPSAEGGSDPQVVSGGSPGPSHSPLTPRQPPESMPHYPVVQRRRPQERSDSESQSPESKKKPPS